The following nucleotide sequence is from Catillopecten margaritatus gill symbiont.
TACGCAATGGTAGCGTATCATTTATCAGAAAAAATAAAACAACAATTCAATTTAAATAAATTATGAAATATCAATCTCTTATTAAAAAAATAATCCTCACTTTTAGCGTGTTATCACTCAATGTACAGGCGTCTATTTTTATTACGCCCAAAGCCCCTACGATTAATGCGGCAGCTTATATTGTCTTGGATCATTATTCGGGCGCACTTATCGCTTCGAAAGAAGCTAACGCAGAACGCGCACCCGCAAGTTTGACTAAATTAATGACGGCTTATGTGGTTTTTCAGTTAATCAAAGATGGTAGAGTCAGTTTAAAAGATAATGTTAGAATTAGTAAGAAAGCATGGAAAACTGGCGGCTCAAAAAGTTTTGTTGAAGTGGGAAAAACCATCAAACTTGAAACTTTACTTAAAGGTATGATTATCCAATCAGGCAACGATTCAGCGGTTGCTTTGGCTGAGCATATTGCTGGTACTGAAGGGACTTTTGCCACTTATATGAATGAATATGCTAAAGAGCTGGGCTTGACAAATACTAATTTCGAAAATGCCTCAGGCTTGCCAAATGTAGCACAACACACTACAGCTGCCGATATGGCAAAACTAGCCTCTGCCACTATTCGTGATTTTCCGCAGTTTTACCCATGGTATTCACAAAAAGAATTTACTTATCATGACATTAAACAGCGTAATCGTAATAAATTACTTTGGTCTGACCATACCGTAGATGGACTTAAAACAGGTCACACCGAAAGAGCCGGATACAATCTTGTTGCTAGTGCCAAACGCATTGATGATATGCGTTTAATTTCTGTCGTACTTGGTTCGACAGGTACACAAGCCAGAACCACGCAAACACAAACACTGCTAGATTATGGTTTCCGTTTTTTTGAAACCAAGAAAATTAATAAAATTAGTAGCAAAATACCCATCTCGGGTTCAACCAAAGAAGAGATTAAAGTTGGCTTCAAGGGTCCACAAGCAATCACTTTACCGCGAGGTCAATACCGATTATCTCAGCAAGTCATTGAACTCGATAGCAGTTTATCTACCCCTATTAGTAAAGGCGACAACATTGGGCAACTTATCCTTAAATTCGAAGGCAATGAGCTAGCAAGATTACCTATTATCGCCCTTGAAGATGCACCTAAAGCGGGTTTCTTCTCGCGTATGTTAGATAGTATTGGGTTGTAAATCGTTAAATTTTAATGGTTTATCTTAACGGTAATTTTATTGCAAAAAATGAAGCCTCTATTTCTGTCATGGATAGAGGTTTTTTATTCGGTGATGGCGTGTATGAAGTGATCCCCGTTTATCAAGGTAAAATATTTCGCTTAAATGCGCATTTAAAACGCTTGCAAAAGAGTTTAGACTCAGTAAAAATTCCCAATCCTCATACTGAAAATGAGTGGTTAAAAATTTTCAATCAATTACTCATGCATACCCAAGCAAACAACCAGTCCCTTTATTGTCAAATCACTCGTGGTGCTGACACACAAAGAAAACACAGTTTTGATACGCTCGTGCCAACAGTTTATATTGAATCAAATCCCTTGGTAGCAAAAACCAAAACCCTTCTAGAAAAAGGATTTCACGCTATTGTTCAAGCGGACATTCGTTGGTCTCGATGTGATATTAAAGCCACCTCTCTACTTGCCAACACACTATACGCCCAAAACGCCAAACAACAGCAAGTTGAAGAGGTGATTTTACACCGCGATACTGTTGTTACTGAAGGGGCGACTTCAAATGTCTTTATGATTAAAGACAACACACTATACACCCACCCAGAAAGTGCAAACATTCTATCGGGTATCACCCGTGATTTAGCCTTAGAAAGTGCAAAAGCATGCAATCTTATTATCAAGGAATCGGCTTTTAATGTGGATGAGTTAATGGATGCCGATGAAGTGTGGATTTCCAGCTCCACTCGTGAAGTGATGCCGATTACCAAAATAGATAGAAAAATGATTAACGAAGGTAAAGTTGGACAATATTGGGAATGCGTCTATGACCACTATCAAAGGTTAAAAAATGACTGATTTACGACTTGATGCACTCACCGACTGGCTAGAGATTTTCTTTGGTGATGAAAATTTTGTAATTAATGGCGCTAACGATGATGCCAGTTTTCGTCGCTATTTTCGAATAGAGCGGAGTAATGCCACCTTTATTGCGATGGATGCGCCCCCTGAAAAAGAAGACAATAAAACCTTTATTAAAATTTCGGCAATGTTAAATGCAAATAACATACATGCGCCAAAAATTATTGAGGCTGATTTAACACAAGGCTTTTTATTGATTGAAGATTTAGGTGACCTGTCTTTTTTAAAGGCATTAAGCAAAGACAAACTCATTGAATTGTATAAAAAAGCCATTGATACACTCATCAAAATGCAAGCAATTGACTGCCATGGCGACTTACCTTTGTATAATGATGCCTTGTTAAAAATGGAAATGCAGTTATTAATTGATTGGTATTTACCAAAAGACATT
It contains:
- the dacC gene encoding D-alanyl-D-alanine carboxypeptidase DacC, with translation MKYQSLIKKIILTFSVLSLNVQASIFITPKAPTINAAAYIVLDHYSGALIASKEANAERAPASLTKLMTAYVVFQLIKDGRVSLKDNVRISKKAWKTGGSKSFVEVGKTIKLETLLKGMIIQSGNDSAVALAEHIAGTEGTFATYMNEYAKELGLTNTNFENASGLPNVAQHTTAADMAKLASATIRDFPQFYPWYSQKEFTYHDIKQRNRNKLLWSDHTVDGLKTGHTERAGYNLVASAKRIDDMRLISVVLGSTGTQARTTQTQTLLDYGFRFFETKKINKISSKIPISGSTKEEIKVGFKGPQAITLPRGQYRLSQQVIELDSSLSTPISKGDNIGQLILKFEGNELARLPIIALEDAPKAGFFSRMLDSIGL
- the dat gene encoding D-alanine aminotransferase, whose translation is MVYLNGNFIAKNEASISVMDRGFLFGDGVYEVIPVYQGKIFRLNAHLKRLQKSLDSVKIPNPHTENEWLKIFNQLLMHTQANNQSLYCQITRGADTQRKHSFDTLVPTVYIESNPLVAKTKTLLEKGFHAIVQADIRWSRCDIKATSLLANTLYAQNAKQQQVEEVILHRDTVVTEGATSNVFMIKDNTLYTHPESANILSGITRDLALESAKACNLIIKESAFNVDELMDADEVWISSSTREVMPITKIDRKMINEGKVGQYWECVYDHYQRLKND